A genomic region of Manihot esculenta cultivar AM560-2 chromosome 15, M.esculenta_v8, whole genome shotgun sequence contains the following coding sequences:
- the LOC110600956 gene encoding ribulose-phosphate 3-epimerase, cytoplasmic isoform produces MRVTPKIAPSMLSSDFANLASEAERMLNCGADWLHMDVMDGHFVPNLTIGAPVIESLRKHTKAYLDCHLMVTNPLDYVEPFGKAGASGFTFHVEASRENWRELIQRIKSKGMRPGVALKPGTPIEEVYPLVECENPVEMVLVMTVEPGFGGQKFMPDMMDKVKTLRKKYPSLDIEVDGGLGPSTIDMAASAGANCIVAGSSVFGAPEPAHVISLMRKSIEDSQKNN; encoded by the exons ATGAGGGTGACGCCGAAAATCGCACCGTCGATGCTCTCATCGGATTTCGCGAACTTGGCGTCGGAGGCGGAACGCATGCTCAATTGCGGCGCTGATTGGCTTCACATGGATGTCATG GATGG GCACTTTGTCCCGAATCTAACCATTGGTGCTCCAGTCATCGAGAGTTTGAGAAAACACACAAA GGCATATTTGGATTGCCACCTTATGGTCACCAATCCTCTTGATTATGTCGAGCCTTTTGGCAAAGCTGGTGCTTCTGGATTTACATTTCACGTTGAGGCATCCAGAG AAAATTGGAGAGAACTGATCCAGAGAATCAAGTCAAAGGGCATGAGGCCCGGTGTAGCATTAAAGCCTGGAACTCCTATTGAAGAAGTTTATCCATTG GTTGAATGTGAAAATCCTGTGGAAATGGTCCTTGTCATGACTGTGGAACCTGGATTTGGAGGACAAAAGTTCATGCCTGATATGATGGATAAG GTAAAGACGTTGAGGAAGAAGTACCCATCCCTTGATATAGAG GTGGATGGTGGCTTAGGGCCTTCAACAATTGACATGGCAGCTTCAGCTGGTGCAAACTGCATTGTGGCCGGAAGTTCAGTGTTTGGAGCTCCTGAGCCGGCCCATGTAATATCACTTATGAGAAAGAGTATTGAGGACAGTCAGAAAAACAACTGA